From a single Hippoglossus stenolepis isolate QCI-W04-F060 chromosome 2, HSTE1.2, whole genome shotgun sequence genomic region:
- the gpr137bb gene encoding G protein-coupled receptor 137Ba isoform X3, with protein MNGEVMEVMEEKQEQHQAGNGSQLPPPPTITPAIPPYVKLGLTIAYTIFYSLLFAFIYAQLWLVLRYRHKRFSYQTAFLFLCLLWAALRALLFSFYFRDCVTANALGPFAFWLLYCFPVCLQFFTLSLMNLYCAQVYFKAKSKYTPALLKYRLPLYLVFLAVSLLFLVVNLVCALLVKMTAADVKTIVLGTSVCQVTLIGITVVLLYASRACYNLVVLALTDIETINSFDFDWYNVSDQADLRSSLGDAGYVVFGVILFVWELLPTSLVVFFFRVRRPPQDRSSAGIPNHILSSRGYFFDNPRRYDSDDDLAWSIPPQNASARYEHHHCFSSECYDWGSFTVNSSSDEQRLTPGELHHYP; from the exons ATGAATggggaggtgatggaggtgatggaggagaaacaggagcagCATCAGGCCGGCAACGGCTCCCagctccctccccctcccaccATCACGCCGGCCATCCCCCCCTATGTGAAGCTGGGTCTGACCATCGCCTACACCATCTTCTACTCGCTGCTGTTCGCCTTCATCTACGCTCAGCTGTGGCTGGTGCTGAGGTACCGACACAAACGCTTCAGCTACCAGACGGCCTTCCTGTTCCTGTGCCTGCTGTGGGCCGCCCTGCGcgccctcctcttctccttctacTTCAGAGACTGTGTCACCGCTAACGCTCTGGGACCCTTCGCCTTCTGGCTGCTCTACTGCTTCCCCGTCTGCCTGCAGTTCTTCACTCTCAGCCTCATGAACCTCTACTGCGCCCAG GTTTATTTCAAGGCGAAGTCAAAGTACACACCTGCGCTGCTGAAATACAG ACTTCCTCTGTACCTCGTCTTCCTCGCTGTCAGTCTCCTCTTTCTGGTGGTTAACCTGGTCTGCGCCCTGCTGGTCAAGATGACCGCCGCCGACGTTAAGACCATTGTCCTG gggaCGTCGGTGTGTCAGGTGACTCTGATCGGCATCACGGTGGTGCTGTTGTACGCGTCTCGAGCCTGTTACAACCTGGTGGTGCTCGCCCTCACCGACATCGAGACCATCAACTCCTTTGACTTCGACTGGTACAACGTCTCAGACCAG GCTGACCTGCGCTCGTCACTGGGAGACGCCGGTTACGTCGTGTTCGGGGTGATTCTGTTCGTCTGGGAGCTGCTGCCCACCTCACTGgttgtcttcttcttcagggTGCGACGGCCTCCTCAGGACAGG AGCAGCGCCGGGATACCAAACCACATCCTGTCCTCTCGTGGGTATTTCTTCGACAATCCCCGTCGCTACGACAGCGACGATGACCTTGCGTGGAGCATTCCTCCCCAGAATGCATCAGCGAGGTACGAACATCATCACTG TTTTTCCTCGGAATGCTACGACTGGGGAAGCTTCACCGTGAACTCCAGCAGCGACGAGCAGCGTCTGACCCCCGGAGAGCTCCATCATTACCCATGA
- the gpr137bb gene encoding G protein-coupled receptor 137Ba isoform X1 — protein MNGEVMEVMEEKQEQHQAGNGSQLPPPPTITPAIPPYVKLGLTIAYTIFYSLLFAFIYAQLWLVLRYRHKRFSYQTAFLFLCLLWAALRALLFSFYFRDCVTANALGPFAFWLLYCFPVCLQFFTLSLMNLYCAQVYFKAKSKYTPALLKYRLPLYLVFLAVSLLFLVVNLVCALLVKMTAADVKTIVLVRVTINDSLFVLCAISLSVCLYKVAKMSLANIYLESKGTSVCQVTLIGITVVLLYASRACYNLVVLALTDIETINSFDFDWYNVSDQADLRSSLGDAGYVVFGVILFVWELLPTSLVVFFFRVRRPPQDRSSAGIPNHILSSRGYFFDNPRRYDSDDDLAWSIPPQNASARYEHHHCFSSECYDWGSFTVNSSSDEQRLTPGELHHYP, from the exons ATGAATggggaggtgatggaggtgatggaggagaaacaggagcagCATCAGGCCGGCAACGGCTCCCagctccctccccctcccaccATCACGCCGGCCATCCCCCCCTATGTGAAGCTGGGTCTGACCATCGCCTACACCATCTTCTACTCGCTGCTGTTCGCCTTCATCTACGCTCAGCTGTGGCTGGTGCTGAGGTACCGACACAAACGCTTCAGCTACCAGACGGCCTTCCTGTTCCTGTGCCTGCTGTGGGCCGCCCTGCGcgccctcctcttctccttctacTTCAGAGACTGTGTCACCGCTAACGCTCTGGGACCCTTCGCCTTCTGGCTGCTCTACTGCTTCCCCGTCTGCCTGCAGTTCTTCACTCTCAGCCTCATGAACCTCTACTGCGCCCAG GTTTATTTCAAGGCGAAGTCAAAGTACACACCTGCGCTGCTGAAATACAG ACTTCCTCTGTACCTCGTCTTCCTCGCTGTCAGTCTCCTCTTTCTGGTGGTTAACCTGGTCTGCGCCCTGCTGGTCAAGATGACCGCCGCCGACGTTAAGACCATTGTCCTGGTGAGGGTCACCATTAACGACAGCCTGTTTGTCCTCTGCGCCATCTCGCTTTCCGTCTGCCTCTACAAGGTTGCCAAGATGTCGCTGGCCAACATTTACCTGGAGTCAAAG gggaCGTCGGTGTGTCAGGTGACTCTGATCGGCATCACGGTGGTGCTGTTGTACGCGTCTCGAGCCTGTTACAACCTGGTGGTGCTCGCCCTCACCGACATCGAGACCATCAACTCCTTTGACTTCGACTGGTACAACGTCTCAGACCAG GCTGACCTGCGCTCGTCACTGGGAGACGCCGGTTACGTCGTGTTCGGGGTGATTCTGTTCGTCTGGGAGCTGCTGCCCACCTCACTGgttgtcttcttcttcagggTGCGACGGCCTCCTCAGGACAGG AGCAGCGCCGGGATACCAAACCACATCCTGTCCTCTCGTGGGTATTTCTTCGACAATCCCCGTCGCTACGACAGCGACGATGACCTTGCGTGGAGCATTCCTCCCCAGAATGCATCAGCGAGGTACGAACATCATCACTG TTTTTCCTCGGAATGCTACGACTGGGGAAGCTTCACCGTGAACTCCAGCAGCGACGAGCAGCGTCTGACCCCCGGAGAGCTCCATCATTACCCATGA
- the gpr137bb gene encoding G protein-coupled receptor 137Ba isoform X2, with protein sequence MNGEVMEVMEEKQEQHQAGNGSQLPPPPTITPAIPPYVKLGLTIAYTIFYSLLFAFIYAQLWLVLRYRHKRFSYQTAFLFLCLLWAALRALLFSFYFRDCVTANALGPFAFWLLYCFPVCLQFFTLSLMNLYCAQVYFKAKSKYTPALLKYRLPLYLVFLAVSLLFLVVNLVCALLVKMTAADVKTIVLVRVTINDSLFVLCAISLSVCLYKVAKMSLANIYLESKGTSVCQVTLIGITVVLLYASRACYNLVVLALTDIETINSFDFDWYNVSDQADLRSSLGDAGYVVFGVILFVWELLPTSLVVFFFRVRRPPQDRSSAGIPNHILSSRGYFFDNPRRYDSDDDLAWSIPPQNASASFSSECYDWGSFTVNSSSDEQRLTPGELHHYP encoded by the exons ATGAATggggaggtgatggaggtgatggaggagaaacaggagcagCATCAGGCCGGCAACGGCTCCCagctccctccccctcccaccATCACGCCGGCCATCCCCCCCTATGTGAAGCTGGGTCTGACCATCGCCTACACCATCTTCTACTCGCTGCTGTTCGCCTTCATCTACGCTCAGCTGTGGCTGGTGCTGAGGTACCGACACAAACGCTTCAGCTACCAGACGGCCTTCCTGTTCCTGTGCCTGCTGTGGGCCGCCCTGCGcgccctcctcttctccttctacTTCAGAGACTGTGTCACCGCTAACGCTCTGGGACCCTTCGCCTTCTGGCTGCTCTACTGCTTCCCCGTCTGCCTGCAGTTCTTCACTCTCAGCCTCATGAACCTCTACTGCGCCCAG GTTTATTTCAAGGCGAAGTCAAAGTACACACCTGCGCTGCTGAAATACAG ACTTCCTCTGTACCTCGTCTTCCTCGCTGTCAGTCTCCTCTTTCTGGTGGTTAACCTGGTCTGCGCCCTGCTGGTCAAGATGACCGCCGCCGACGTTAAGACCATTGTCCTGGTGAGGGTCACCATTAACGACAGCCTGTTTGTCCTCTGCGCCATCTCGCTTTCCGTCTGCCTCTACAAGGTTGCCAAGATGTCGCTGGCCAACATTTACCTGGAGTCAAAG gggaCGTCGGTGTGTCAGGTGACTCTGATCGGCATCACGGTGGTGCTGTTGTACGCGTCTCGAGCCTGTTACAACCTGGTGGTGCTCGCCCTCACCGACATCGAGACCATCAACTCCTTTGACTTCGACTGGTACAACGTCTCAGACCAG GCTGACCTGCGCTCGTCACTGGGAGACGCCGGTTACGTCGTGTTCGGGGTGATTCTGTTCGTCTGGGAGCTGCTGCCCACCTCACTGgttgtcttcttcttcagggTGCGACGGCCTCCTCAGGACAGG AGCAGCGCCGGGATACCAAACCACATCCTGTCCTCTCGTGGGTATTTCTTCGACAATCCCCGTCGCTACGACAGCGACGATGACCTTGCGTGGAGCATTCCTCCCCAGAATGCATCAGCGAG TTTTTCCTCGGAATGCTACGACTGGGGAAGCTTCACCGTGAACTCCAGCAGCGACGAGCAGCGTCTGACCCCCGGAGAGCTCCATCATTACCCATGA
- the LOC118115771 gene encoding nidogen-1, whose translation MSRWSVCCCLLSLVLMSRALEQEELLLFGAAAGDQELPPGSDSTAELRPDGEVLFFKKSYSQDLYINTNGFVSLVAPPAESVYLGKMPASFPMIAALLGDLDNSDGQGTVFYRQDRSPEVLSRAAEHIKQAFPREEGVEPLNVLVVTWVDMAARGTSGRGDGLDAKRNTFQLVVASTKSSSYAILLYPTDGLQFLSTSVGGENKLLEAGFNEGMVQGWFQNNQGTYYQTTTDEEASIRELTEKTNSGRKGVWVYEIGPSRFFVTIIPGMVTGLPEEKGTTEPPVTVLPRQPDEQQEEDFSTYTTQTTMSTEAATEEKEEFHTDSTAAYQTGYTETVTPGFVKPDNEEEFPESETVTYNSPERVHPRYPDHPEPVQPRYISPEPVQPGPPHSQPQHPQIVVVDEDEDLDVDVFAYNLETCAHNRHRCSSFADCRDYSNGYCCHCRPGFYGNGKDCVAEGKPQRMNGKVNGRVFVGNSPSPVEFSNNDLHSYVVANDGRAYVAISNIPTSMGPSLQPLSSLGGVIGWAFALEQPGYHNGFSLIGGVFSRQAEVIFQPGNERLNIKQQFKGIDAHDHLVVSTELEGRLPPIPLGSSVQINPYQEIYQYDRNLITSSSNRDYAITSPDGTVQTRSYQWRQTITFQSCPHNEGTRAAPSTQQLSVDQIFVMFDADNNLTRYAMSNKIGSVHSSLPEQNPCFTGRHGCDINAVCRPGEGLRFTCECAAGFTGDGRYCHDIDECRETSWICGSSSVCSNQPGTFRCECLTGFMFASDGKTCIEENRPVDHCQTGSHDCDVSDRALCSYTGGSSYVCSCLPGFEGDGRSCQDVDDCRLDRCHGDALCSNTPGSYTCQCRPGFHGDGYQCRPTSAEREKTQCEHQRESAQAAASSSSFFSFFRPRPAVGQYVAQCDEHGAFEPSQCHASIRQCWCVDATGQEIPNTRTGASNAPLCINHAVTPPPLGPTPRPDVQPVAPGTHLLFAQSGRIELLPLDGYNMKREDAKPLLHVPDRVVIAIAYDCVDKMVYWTDITGPAISRASLSGGDVTPVVTAELQSPEGVAVDHVSRLLFWTDSMRDTVEVSQLDGSQRRVLFDSDLVNPRAIVTNPPYGRLYWADWDRDGPKIEMSNMDGTERSVLVKDDLGLPNGLTFDLDTQQLCWADAGTHKVECMDPHRRIRRQIVDRIQFPFSLVSLGRRLYYTDWRREAVVAVDRHSETETEEFLPQRRSRLYGITTTTTQCPQVYNYCINNGGCSHLCLPRLGGFTCRCPDAAAGRCEDRKS comes from the exons ATGAGCCGGTGGTCGGTGTGCTGCTGCCTGCTGAGTCTGGTTCTGATGAGCCGGGctctggagcaggaggagctgctccTGTTCGGAGCTGCAGCCGGAGACCAGGAGCTGCCGCCGGGATCCGACTCCACCGCAGAGCTGCGTCCGGACGGAGAAGTTCTGTTCTTCAAGAAAAGTTACAGTCAGGATCTTTAT ATTAACACCAATGGATTTGTGTCGCTCGTCGCCCCTCCAGCTGAGAGCGTGTACCTGGGGAAGATGCCCGCCAGTTTTCCAATGATTGCCGCTCTGCTGGGAGACCTGGACAACAGTGACGGACAAGGGACAGTCTTCTACCGGCAGGACAGAAGCCCGGAGGTACTGAGTCGAGCCGCTGAGCACATCAAACAAGCTTTCCCCAGAGAAGAAGGAGTCGAGCCCCTCAACGTCCTCGTCGTCACCTGGGTGGACATGGCTGCTCGGGGGACTTCCGGTCGAGGAGACGGATTGGACGCTAAG AGGAACACGTTCCAGCTGGTTGTGGCCTCCACGAAGTCCTCCTCCTATGCCATCCTCTTATATCCGACAGACGGCCTGCAGTTCCTCTCCACGTCTGTTGGGGGTGAGAATAAGCTCCTCGAGGCCGGCTTCAATGAAGGCATGGTGCAGGGCTGGTTCCAGAACAACCAGGGGACGTACTACCAAACCACGACAGATGAAGAGGCCTCCATCAGGGAACTTACTGA aaagacaaactcagGACGCAAAGGAGTTTGGGTGTATGAGATTGGTCCTTCGCGGTTCTTTGTCACCATCATACCAGGAATGGTCACTGGTCTTCCTGAGGAGAAAGGGACAACTGAACCTCCTGTGACGGTGTTGCCAAGACAACCCGATgagcaacaggaggaggacTTTTCAACCTACACAACCCAGACGACGATGTCCACTGAAGCAGCaacagaagaaaaggaggagttCCACACCGATAGTACCGCTGCGTATCAAACTGGTTACACAGAGACCGTCACACCAGGGTTTGTCAAACCAGATAATGAAGAGGAATTTCCAGAATCCGAGACTGTCACATACAACAGTCCTGAAAGGGTTCATCCACGTTACCCAGACCATCCTGAACCAGTCCAACCACGATACATCAGTCCTGAACCAGTCCAACCAGGGCCCCCCCATTCCCAGCCCCAACACCCCCAGATTGTTGTGGTGGATGAGGACGAAGATCTGGATGTAGATG TATTTGCCTACAATCTGGAGACCTGTGCTCACAACAGGCACAGATGCTCTAGTTTTGCGGATTGTCGGGATTACAGTAACGGGTACTGCTGCCACTGCAGGCCGGGTTTCTACGGTAACGGGAAGGACTGCGTCGCAGAAG GTAAACCGCAGAGAATGAATGGAAAGGTCAATGGTCGAGTGTTTGTTGGGAACTCGCCTTCACCTGTGGAGTTCAGTAACAACGACTTGCACTCATacgtggtggccaatgacggACGGGCCTACGTGGCCATCAGCAACATCCCCACAAGCATGGGGCCCTCCCTGCAACCGCTGTCCTCCCTGGGAGGAGTCATCGGCTGGGCCTTCGCCCTGGAGCAGCCTGGCTACCACAATGGCTTCAGTCTAATTG GTGGCGTTTTTTCCCGACAGGCTGAGGTGATCTTCCAGCCTGGAAACGAGCGTTTGAACATCAAGCAGCAGTTTAAAGGCATCGACGCACACGACCACCTGGTGGTGAGCACAGAGCTGGAGGGACGTCTACCCCCCATCCCGCTGGGATCCTCTGTTCAGATCAACCCGTACCAAGAGATCTACCAGTACGACAGAAACT TGATCACTTCCTCCTCAAACCGCGACTACGCCATTACGTCCCCTGACGGCACTGTCCAGACTAGAAGCTACCAGTGGCGTCAGACCATCACCTTCCAGAGCTGCCCTCACAACGAGGGAACCAGGGCGGCACCTTCCACCCAGCAGCTCAGCGTTGACCAGATCTTCGTGATGTTTGATGCCGACAACAATCTGACCCGCTACGCCATGAGCAACAAGATCGGCTCCGTCCACA GCAGTCTTCCGGAGCAGAATCCATGTTTCACCGGCCGACACGGCTGCGACATCAACGCTGTGTGCAGACCGGGCGAAGGCCTCCGGTTCACTTGTGAATGTGCTGCCGGCTTCACTGGAGACGGACGCTACTGCCACG ATATTGACGAGTGCAGGGAGACGTCCTGGATCTGTGGGTCCAGCTCCGTCTGCAGTAACCAGCCCGGAACCTTCCGCTGTGAGTGTTTGACCGGATTCATGTTCGCCAGCGATGGAAAGACCTGCATCG AGGAGAATCGTCCGGTGGATCattgtcagacaggaagtcatgaCTGCGATGTTTCTGACCGAGCTCTGTGCAGCTACACCGGAGGTTCGTCGTACGTGTGCTCGTGTCTCCCGGGCTTCGAGGGCGACGGCCGCTCGTGTCAAG ACGTGGACGATTGTCGGCTGGATCGTTGCCACGGTGACGCCTTGTGCTCCAACACGCCGGGCTCCTACACCTGCCAGTGCCGCcctggtttccatggtgatggATACCAATGCAGGCCCACATCCGCAG AGCGAGAGAAGACGCAGTGCGAGCATCAGAGAGAAAGCGCTCaggccgccgcctcctcctccagcttcttctccttcttccgtCCTCGACCGGCCGTCGGTCAGTACGTGGCACAGTGTGATGAGCACGGAGCCTTCGAGCCGTCGCAATGTCACGCCAGCATCAGACAGTGTTGGTGTGTGGACGCCACGGGTCAGGAGATCCCCAACACCCGGACCGGAGCCAGCAACGCTCCTCTGT GTATTAACCACGCAGTGACTCCTCCCCCTCTGGGTCCGACGCCGCGGCCTGACGTACAGCCCGTCGCTCCGGGGACACACCTGCTGTTCGCTCAGAGCGGGAGAATCGAACTTCTTCCTCTGGACGGATACAACATGAAGAGAGAGGACGCCAAACCTCTGCTGCACGTCCCT gACCGGGTGGTGATCGCCATCGCCTACGACTGTGTGGACAAGATGGTTTATTGGACAGACATCACGGGGCCGGCAATCAGCCGGGCCAGTCTGAGCGGCGGAGACGTCACCCCAGTGGTCACCGCAG agctgcagagtccTGAGGGCGTGGCCGTCGACCACGTGTCCCGCCTCCTCTTCTGGACGGACTCCATGAGAGACACGGTGGAGGTGTCACAGCTGGACGGCAGCCAGAGACGAGTCCTGTTCGATTCCGACCTCGTCAACCCCCGAGCCATCGTCACCAACCCACCGTACGG GCGTCTCTACTGGGCCGACTGGGACAGAGACGGACCTAAAATCGAGATGTCCAACATGGACGGGACGGAGCGCAGCGTCCTGGTGAAAGACGACCTGGGACTTCCCAAcggtttgacctttgacctggaTACCCAGCAGCTGTGTTGGGCCGACGCTG GGACTCATAAGGTCGAGTGTATGGATCCTCATCGACGAATCAGGAGACAGATCGTCGACAGGATTCAGTTTCCATTCTCTCTGGTGTCGTTAGGACGGAGACTTTACTACACTGACTGGaggag AGAGGCCGTGGTCGCCGTCGATCGTCACTCggagacagagactgaagagTTTCTGCCACAGAGACGCTCGCGCCTGTACGGCATCACCACGACAACCACACAGTGTCCACAAG tTTATAATTACTGCATCAACAACGGTGGCTGCTCTCACCTGTGTCTGCCGCGACTTGGCGGCTTCACCTGCCGCTGCCCGGACGCCGCCGCCGGCCGATGTGAGGACAGGAAGTCGTGA